Proteins encoded by one window of Centroberyx gerrardi isolate f3 chromosome 21, fCenGer3.hap1.cur.20231027, whole genome shotgun sequence:
- the adarb1a gene encoding double-stranded RNA-specific editase 1a, which produces MALLLDGSQTTAAYYCLIRRRFKRRRKKRSERKGRAGARPPRNQQRLLAIEGDEEESMSSCSTDVKENRNLDNLFSKGGVAAEAAQLPNGNAGGGRKRPLEEGNNGHTHSKYRPKKRKKIPGPILPKNALMQLNEIKPGLQYKLLSQTGPVHAPVFVMTVEVNGQLFEGSGPTKKKAKLNAAEKALRSFVQFPNASEAHMAMGRTLSVHTDFTSDQADFPDMLFNGFETSAPADDPFYLASNSNGSFSSLGIEYPLLASPVPNLVQAPLPPAPSTFISPASGKNPVMILNELRPGLKYDFVSESGESHAKNFVMSVMVDAQNFQGSGRNKKLAKARAAQAALSALFNIQLDQAPSRQPIPREGLQLHLPQVLADAVSHLVVDKFSELTDNFTSPHARRKVLAGVVMTTGTDVKEAQVICVSTGTKCINGEYMSDRGLALNDCHAEIVARRSLIRYLYSQLEHFLSNNKEEHQKSIFTTCDNRHGFRLKENVQFHLYISTSPCGDARIFSPHEAGVEDQGDRHPNRKARGQLRTKIESGEGTIPVRSSNTIQTWDGVLQGERLLTMSCSDKIARWNVVGFQGSLMSYFTEPIYFSSIILGSLYHADHLSRAMYQRITEIEDLPQSFTLNRPLLSGISNAEARQPGKAPNFSVNWTLGDQGLEVINATTGKDDLGRPSRLCKHALYGRWVRLHCKLSSTLRIRAAKPGTYHEAKQAAVEYHSAKQTLIKAFHKAGLGAWVKKPIEQDQFALAT; this is translated from the exons GTCGAGCTGGAGCCCGGCCACCTCGAAACCAACAGAGGCTGCTCGCCATAGAGGGGGACGAAGAGGAAAGCATGA GTTCATGCAGCACCGATGTTAAGGAAAATCGGAACTTGGACAACCTCTTCTCCAAAGGGGGGGTTGCAGCTGAGGCTGCTCAGCTCCCCAATGGGAATGCTGGGGGTGGGAGGAAGCGGCCCTTAGAGGAGGGCAATAATGGGCACACACATTCCAAGTACAGGCCCAAGAAGCGTAAGAAAATCCCCGGGCCCATTCTACCTAAGAATGCCCTAATGCAGCTGAACGAGATCAAGCCGGGGCTGCAGTACAAACTGCTCTCTCAGACCGGGCCCGTGCATGCGCCCGTCTTTGTGATGACTGTGGAGGTCAACGGGCAGCTCTTCGAGGGTTCAGGTCCTACTAAGAAGAAAGCCAAGCTGAATGCGGCTGAGAAGGCCCTGCGCTCCTTCGTCCAGTTCCCCAATGCATCTGAAGCCCACATGGCCATGGGTCGGACACTGTCCGTCCACACAGATTTCACCTCCGACCAGGCCGACTTCCCGGACATGCTCTTTAACGGCTTTGAAACATCTGCCCCGGCAGACGACCCATTTTACCTTGCCTCCAACAGTAATGGTTCCTTCAGCTCACTGGGAATAGAGTACCCATTGCTAGCCTCCCCTGTCCCAAACCTGGTCCAGGCCCCCTTACCTCCGGCCCCCTCCACCTTCATCTCCCCTGCAAGCGGCAAGAACCCCGTCATGATCCTCAATGAGTTGCGGCCGGGCCTCAAGTACGACTTTGTGTCTGAGAGCGGGGAGAGCCACGCCAAGAACTTTGTCATGTCGGTGATGGTAGATGCCCAGAATTTCCAGGGCTCTGGGCGGAATAAGAAGCTGGCCAAGGCCCGGGCTGCCCaggctgctctctctgctctctttaaCATACAGCTGGATCAGGCGCCGTCACGACAACCCATACCCAGAGAAGGACTGCAGCTTCACTTGCCACAG GTCCTTGCAGATGCCGTCTCTCATCTCGTCGTCGACAAATTCAGCGAGCTGACGGACAATTTCACATCTCCCCACGCTCGACGGAAAGTCCTGGCTGGTGTGGTCATGACAACAG GCACAGACGTGAAGGAGGCCCAGGTCATCTGCGTTTCCACAGGGACGAAGTGCATAAATGGCGAATACATGAGCGACCGAGGGTTGGCGCTCAACGACTGCCATGCTGAGATTGTGGCTCGCCGGTCACTCATCAGGTACCTGTACTCCCAGCTGGAGCATTTCCTCAG CAA TAACAAAGAGGAGCACCAGAAATCAATCTTCACCACGTGTGACAACAGACATGGCTTCAGGCTGAAAGAAAATGTTCAGTTCCACCTCTACATCAGCACCTCCCCATGTGGGGACGCCCGCATCTTCTCACCTCACGAAGCTGGAGTGGAGG ACCAGGGAGACAGACATCCAAACAGGAAAGCCCGTGGGCAGCTACGCACTAAGATTGAGTCTGGGGAGGGAACCATCCCAGTACGCTCCAGCAATACCATTCAGACATGGGACGGAGTTCTCCAGGGCGAGAGGCTGCTTACCATGTCGTGCAGTGACAAAATCGCCAG GTGGAACGTGGTTGGATTTCAAGGCTCTCTGATGAGCTACTTCACCGAGCCCATCTACTTCTCCAGCATCATCCTGGGCAGCCTCTACCATGCCGACCATCTCTCCCGAGCCATGTACCAGAGGATTACCGAGATCGAGGATTTGCCGCAGTCGTTCACCTTGAACCGACCGCTTCTCAGCG GAATAAGCAATGCAGAAGCTCGTCAGCCGGGAAAAGCACCAAACTTCAGTGTGAACTGGACGTTGGGAGACCAAGGACTAGAGGTGATCAACGCCACCACAGGGAAAGACGACCTGGGCCGACCCTCCAGACTCTGTAAACATGCCCTCTACGGCCGCTGGGTGCGCCTGCACTGCAAG CTTTCCTCAACTCTGCGGATCCGAGCGGCGAAGCCCGGCACGTACCACGAGGCCAAGCAGGCGGCGGTGGAGTACCACTCTGCGAAGCAGACGCTCATCAAAGCCTTCCACAAGGCCGGACTGGGTGCCTGGGTGAAGAAACCCATAGAGCAGGACCAGTTTGCACTTGCCACCTGA